The Brevibacillus brevis genome contains a region encoding:
- the perR gene encoding peroxide-responsive transcriptional repressor PerR produces the protein MVQRVEKAVEILKNTGVRMTPQRHAILTYLLETMTHPTADEIYKALEGKFPNMSVATIYNNLRVFKDAGLVTELTYGDASSRFDANVEEDHYHAICSSCGAIRDFHFPYLRDAEVAASKDIGFKVTGHRMEVYGVCDSCQKNPH, from the coding sequence ATGGTACAACGTGTGGAGAAAGCTGTTGAAATCCTGAAGAATACCGGGGTTCGCATGACACCTCAGCGCCATGCAATTTTGACCTATTTGCTGGAAACGATGACCCACCCGACGGCTGACGAAATATATAAAGCCCTTGAAGGCAAATTCCCGAATATGAGCGTTGCAACGATTTACAACAATCTACGAGTCTTTAAAGATGCTGGATTGGTTACAGAGCTCACTTACGGGGATGCGTCCAGCCGATTCGATGCCAATGTGGAAGAAGATCATTATCACGCGATCTGTTCCTCCTGTGGTGCAATCAGGGATTTCCACTTTCCGTATTTGCGGGATGCAGAAGTAGCTGCTTCCAAAGACATCGGCTTCAAAGTAACCGGACATCGTATGGAAGTTTATGGCGTTTGTGATTCCTGTCAAAAGAATCCCCACTAA
- the nth gene encoding endonuclease III: MAQRKVPVADILDNLQQLYPDAHCELNYTTPFELLIATILSAQCTDKRVNEITAPMFQQLNQPEHYLHLTQEEMEEHIKGLGLYKNKSKNILETCRILYEKYNSEVPQTHAELEALPGVGRKTANVVLSNAFGIPAIAVDTHVFRVGNRLGLANSDNVDEVERQLMKRIPKEKWTDAHHWLIWHGRRVCSSRNPQCGSCTLQSMCKFAQAEAKKAKKPATKKPAKAQ, translated from the coding sequence ATGGCACAACGCAAAGTACCTGTGGCCGACATTTTGGATAATTTGCAGCAGCTTTATCCGGATGCGCACTGTGAATTGAATTATACAACCCCGTTTGAACTTCTCATTGCGACCATTCTTTCTGCCCAATGTACAGATAAACGGGTAAATGAGATTACGGCACCCATGTTCCAGCAGCTAAACCAGCCGGAGCATTACCTTCATTTGACACAGGAAGAAATGGAAGAGCATATAAAAGGGCTCGGGTTGTATAAGAATAAGAGTAAAAACATTTTAGAGACCTGTAGAATCTTGTACGAAAAATACAATAGCGAAGTTCCGCAAACGCATGCCGAGCTCGAAGCATTGCCGGGTGTAGGGAGAAAGACTGCAAATGTCGTTTTGTCCAATGCATTCGGGATTCCTGCGATCGCGGTGGATACGCATGTATTCCGCGTAGGAAACCGGTTAGGCCTTGCGAATAGCGACAATGTGGACGAAGTGGAACGTCAGCTCATGAAGCGCATTCCGAAAGAGAAGTGGACGGATGCGCATCATTGGTTAATCTGGCACGGCAGACGTGTATGCTCGTCGCGCAATCCACAGTGCGGCAGCTGTACACTTCAATCCATGTGTAAGTTTGCACAGGCGGAAGCCAAAAAAGCCAAAAAGCCTGCAACCAAAAAGCCAGCAAAAGCTCAGTAA
- a CDS encoding complex I NDUFA9 subunit family protein — MKVFLTGATGFVGRGILERLQAEGYKTVCLTRAGSTGKLPYNETAHALITEATGDLFDKESLMRAMQGCDAVIHLVGIIREQPGKGISFSRIHVEGTKNVLEAAKQAGIKRFVHMSALGARENASSAYHRTKYEAEQLVQASGIPYVIFRPSVIFGPGDEFVNMLADLVRLPVTPVIGDGSYPLQPVARKTVADVFVQALSRPESTNQTYETGGPEPLSYGQILDTIGEAIGKQKVNKIHIPLAFMKPVVNMMERFPFFPITNTQLTMLLEGNACKDGKLLYETFHTEKIDFLPGITTYLRTK; from the coding sequence ATGAAAGTATTCCTGACTGGTGCCACAGGTTTTGTTGGACGGGGTATACTCGAGCGCTTGCAGGCAGAAGGATATAAGACGGTTTGCCTCACCAGAGCTGGTTCAACAGGTAAGCTTCCCTACAACGAAACCGCCCATGCGCTTATAACGGAAGCGACTGGCGATCTATTTGATAAAGAATCATTGATGAGGGCGATGCAAGGCTGCGATGCTGTCATCCACCTCGTCGGAATTATTCGCGAACAACCGGGGAAAGGCATTAGCTTTTCTCGCATCCATGTCGAAGGTACAAAAAATGTACTAGAGGCTGCCAAGCAAGCTGGAATCAAGCGCTTTGTCCATATGAGTGCTCTTGGTGCACGCGAAAACGCCTCGAGCGCCTATCACCGAACCAAATACGAAGCGGAGCAGCTTGTGCAAGCAAGTGGTATTCCCTACGTCATTTTCCGTCCATCTGTCATTTTTGGTCCTGGGGATGAATTCGTGAACATGCTCGCTGATCTGGTTCGTTTACCTGTCACACCGGTCATTGGCGATGGCTCCTACCCTTTGCAGCCAGTCGCTCGCAAGACGGTGGCCGATGTATTCGTCCAAGCCTTGAGCAGACCCGAATCGACCAATCAAACTTACGAAACAGGCGGACCAGAACCACTCTCCTACGGACAAATCCTAGATACGATTGGCGAGGCCATCGGAAAGCAGAAGGTCAATAAAATTCACATTCCCCTTGCTTTCATGAAGCCTGTGGTAAATATGATGGAGAGATTCCCATTTTTTCCGATTACCAATACGCAGCTCACCATGCTGCTGGAAGGAAACGCATGTAAGGACGGAAAGCTTCTCTACGAGACTTTTCACACTGAGAAAATCGATTTTCTCCCGGGAATCACCACTTACCTGCGTACCAAATAA
- a CDS encoding cob(I)yrinic acid a,c-diamide adenosyltransferase, translating into MKIYTKSGDKGETSLVAGVRVPKFADRVEAYGTCDEANSQIGLALSLLPATEEWKELQDVFHVIQTKLFHVGAELATPEGKKVGWPIAEEDVTFLEEQIDMLDAKLPPLTNFILPGGHPAAAAFHVSRTVVRRAERKAVHVAQQEQVNPSVVKYLNRLSDYLFVVARHINKETGAVEKTLHE; encoded by the coding sequence ATGAAGATTTATACAAAGTCGGGGGATAAAGGTGAGACGTCACTGGTTGCAGGTGTCCGCGTGCCTAAGTTTGCGGACCGTGTAGAGGCATACGGTACATGCGATGAAGCCAACTCGCAGATTGGATTGGCCCTGTCCCTGTTACCTGCAACAGAAGAGTGGAAGGAATTGCAGGATGTCTTCCATGTCATTCAGACAAAGCTGTTCCATGTAGGAGCTGAGCTGGCGACGCCAGAAGGCAAAAAGGTAGGTTGGCCAATTGCAGAAGAGGATGTTACTTTTCTCGAAGAGCAAATTGACATGCTAGATGCGAAATTGCCGCCGCTCACCAATTTTATTTTGCCCGGCGGACATCCGGCAGCGGCTGCCTTCCATGTTTCGCGTACGGTCGTCAGACGTGCAGAGCGCAAAGCAGTTCATGTGGCACAGCAGGAGCAGGTAAACCCGTCCGTGGTCAAATACCTCAACCGATTGTCCGATTATCTGTTCGTTGTGGCTCGTCATATTAATAAAGAAACAGGTGCAGTTGAGAAAACGCTACACGAATAG
- a CDS encoding class I SAM-dependent methyltransferase encodes MSNMYQWADYYDLTQRGVVGDVEFYLEQAKLAGGKVLDLACGTGRISIPMAQAGIDVTGIDLSRDMLARAQVKAEEQGVTSGLKLLQGDMRAFDLQESFSLIMIPFRSFLHLLHVQEQMKALTCIRKHLAPGGKFIMNVFVPKIHHFYEENEKMSLRGTYPLPSGEEVAMWDYTRYDHFQQLSEVTRIYERTDAQGVVTERVKGRFTLRYIFPAELHHLLRLNGLKVTQRYGSFAKAPFDANSSELILVTEAL; translated from the coding sequence ATGAGCAATATGTATCAATGGGCTGACTACTATGATCTCACTCAGCGCGGTGTTGTGGGTGATGTTGAGTTCTATCTGGAACAAGCCAAGCTGGCAGGGGGAAAAGTGTTGGATCTTGCTTGCGGCACCGGAAGAATCAGCATTCCAATGGCGCAGGCTGGCATCGACGTTACTGGAATTGACCTATCCCGGGATATGCTGGCAAGGGCTCAGGTAAAAGCAGAGGAACAAGGTGTAACATCCGGCTTGAAGCTATTGCAGGGGGATATGCGCGCCTTTGATCTGCAGGAGTCATTTTCCCTGATTATGATTCCTTTTCGGTCGTTTTTGCACCTGTTGCATGTCCAAGAGCAAATGAAGGCATTGACGTGCATTCGCAAGCATCTGGCTCCAGGCGGGAAATTCATCATGAACGTGTTTGTGCCCAAGATTCATCATTTTTACGAGGAAAATGAAAAAATGTCCTTGCGTGGCACCTATCCACTCCCGTCGGGGGAAGAGGTTGCGATGTGGGATTACACCCGTTATGACCATTTTCAGCAACTGTCCGAAGTGACACGCATATACGAGCGTACGGATGCACAGGGAGTTGTGACGGAACGGGTGAAAGGCCGATTTACTCTCCGCTACATTTTCCCCGCGGAGCTCCATCATCTGCTTCGCTTAAACGGCTTGAAGGTTACACAACGATACGGTTCTTTTGCAAAGGCACCATTTGATGCAAATAGCTCAGAATTGATTCTGGTCACCGAAGCTTTGTGA
- a CDS encoding M42 family metallopeptidase, whose amino-acid sequence MSVSTEYVVQSFCQLANIPSPSGNTEKVMAWVAQELEKLGVSFKRTNKGAIVATVAGANNEKARLLTAHVDTLGAMVKEIKSNGRLKLTLIGGFAFNAIEGEHCVVETGSGRLVTGTILSTKASVHVYSSEAGKAERNDANMEVRLDEKVTTKEQVLELGISVGDFVSFDPRVTVTDSGFIKSRHIDDKASVAVLLGVLKELSESGLKLPYTTHFFISNNEEIGYGGNSSIPDNVVEYLAVDMGAIGDGQTTDEYCVSICAKDSTGPYHYGLRSHLTKLAQANGLNYQVDIYPYYGSDASAALRAGYDVVHGLIGPGVDASHSHERTHKEALDNTAKLVMAYLQSEEMQA is encoded by the coding sequence ATGAGTGTATCTACGGAATATGTCGTGCAAAGCTTTTGCCAATTGGCGAACATCCCAAGTCCATCTGGCAATACGGAAAAAGTAATGGCCTGGGTTGCACAAGAATTAGAAAAGCTTGGCGTTTCCTTTAAACGAACAAACAAAGGGGCAATCGTTGCAACAGTAGCGGGGGCCAATAACGAAAAGGCAAGACTCTTGACAGCTCACGTCGATACGCTGGGCGCGATGGTAAAAGAGATTAAGAGCAACGGGCGCTTAAAGCTGACCTTGATCGGCGGCTTTGCATTCAATGCGATTGAAGGGGAGCACTGCGTTGTAGAGACTGGCAGCGGTCGTCTTGTAACCGGTACCATTTTGTCCACTAAAGCTTCCGTGCATGTATACAGCTCAGAAGCGGGAAAAGCTGAGCGCAATGATGCGAACATGGAAGTCCGATTAGATGAAAAGGTCACAACCAAAGAGCAAGTACTGGAACTGGGGATTTCCGTCGGAGATTTTGTCTCTTTTGATCCACGGGTGACTGTAACGGATAGCGGCTTTATCAAGTCCCGTCATATCGACGACAAAGCAAGCGTAGCTGTGCTGCTGGGGGTTCTGAAGGAACTGAGTGAATCCGGCTTGAAGCTGCCTTACACCACACACTTTTTTATCAGCAATAATGAAGAGATCGGCTACGGCGGCAACTCCAGCATCCCTGACAACGTGGTGGAGTACCTGGCTGTCGACATGGGAGCGATTGGGGACGGACAGACGACAGATGAGTATTGTGTGTCCATATGTGCGAAGGATTCCACAGGACCTTACCATTACGGATTGCGCAGTCATCTGACCAAGCTCGCACAAGCGAACGGTCTGAACTACCAAGTGGACATTTATCCCTACTATGGTTCTGACGCAAGTGCTGCGCTGAGAGCCGGATATGACGTTGTCCATGGCTTGATCGGACCGGGCGTAGATGCTTCGCACTCCCATGAACGTACACATAAAGAAGCGCTCGACAACACGGCAAAGCTTGTTATGGCCTACCTTCAATCAGAAGAAATGCAAGCATAG
- the bcp gene encoding thioredoxin-dependent thiol peroxidase, protein MTAVGQAAPAFTLQASDNQTISLSQFHGQNVVLYFYPKDQTPTCTTEACDFRDFHSGFAESNTVVLGISPDSVKSHDKFIAKHELPFPLLADPDHQVAEAYGVWVLKKMYGREYMGIERTTFVIDKEGNIAKIWPKVKVKGHVQEVLQFIKEELQS, encoded by the coding sequence TTGACGGCAGTAGGACAAGCTGCACCTGCATTTACGTTGCAGGCGAGCGACAATCAGACCATCTCACTTTCCCAATTTCATGGACAAAATGTCGTGCTTTATTTTTATCCGAAGGACCAAACGCCGACATGCACCACAGAAGCATGCGACTTTCGTGACTTCCATTCAGGCTTTGCTGAATCGAATACAGTCGTTCTTGGAATCAGTCCGGATTCTGTGAAATCGCATGACAAATTTATCGCGAAGCATGAATTGCCTTTTCCACTTCTGGCAGATCCGGATCACCAAGTGGCAGAGGCTTATGGTGTGTGGGTGTTGAAAAAAATGTACGGACGAGAGTACATGGGCATTGAACGCACGACGTTCGTCATCGACAAAGAGGGTAACATCGCAAAAATATGGCCAAAAGTAAAGGTCAAAGGACATGTGCAGGAAGTGCTTCAATTTATTAAGGAAGAGCTTCAATCCTAA
- a CDS encoding winged helix-turn-helix domain-containing protein, translating into MKEFFEVTDPEALKSLAIAERVKILELFEDLEPRTAKQIATELGENAARLHYHVKELVRVGLLEQVDTRVKGSIVEKYYEPVAKVIQVKLQLMIEENAQQLSDVMFTPFRTTEKDLMRTLNRFVASDQDVRKEYKNTFAYNLTEFYLSQDERNQFVEDISELLQKYKGFKKESGRRKFKFFDILFPLTPADPTDDADDPFDDSDE; encoded by the coding sequence ATGAAAGAGTTTTTTGAAGTAACAGATCCAGAAGCGTTGAAATCGCTTGCTATAGCGGAACGTGTTAAGATTTTGGAACTCTTTGAAGATTTGGAGCCCAGAACGGCCAAACAAATCGCTACAGAACTAGGCGAAAATGCAGCACGGCTACATTACCATGTGAAGGAGCTCGTGCGTGTTGGGCTGCTCGAGCAAGTGGATACCCGGGTAAAAGGCTCCATTGTGGAGAAATATTATGAGCCTGTTGCCAAGGTCATTCAGGTCAAGCTTCAATTGATGATTGAAGAAAACGCTCAACAATTAAGTGATGTCATGTTTACGCCGTTTCGTACAACGGAAAAGGACCTCATGAGGACTCTCAATCGCTTCGTCGCAAGCGACCAAGATGTTCGGAAAGAATACAAAAATACGTTCGCTTATAATTTGACTGAATTTTATTTGAGTCAAGATGAACGCAATCAATTTGTGGAAGACATCTCTGAGCTGTTGCAAAAGTACAAAGGGTTCAAAAAGGAATCTGGCCGTCGAAAATTCAAGTTTTTCGACATCCTGTTCCCATTGACTCCAGCTGACCCAACAGATGATGCTGATGATCCTTTTGATGATTCGGATGAGTAA
- a CDS encoding HAD family hydrolase: protein MRTILFDFDGTVADTLPLIFTAFRSTFQQFLQEHYTDEQIVALFGPTETGILQNKLPSHAHDNALAHFYRVYTDEHSRVQNPENIRSMLDELHAAGIQMGIVTGKGRKSADISLREWGLDSYFSVVITGDEVTHPKPHPEGIFTAMNQLGATPAETIFVGDSDADVLAGRAAGLRTVGVDWLLVTQKSGKFDPEPDYHFTDVRAFTDWILGR from the coding sequence ATGCGGACGATCTTGTTTGATTTCGACGGCACAGTTGCCGATACCCTCCCCTTGATCTTCACTGCTTTTCGCTCTACCTTTCAGCAGTTTTTACAAGAGCATTATACCGACGAGCAGATTGTAGCTCTCTTTGGCCCCACAGAGACAGGCATTTTGCAAAACAAGCTTCCCTCACATGCGCATGACAACGCCCTCGCTCATTTTTATCGTGTATACACAGATGAACACTCCCGCGTACAAAACCCTGAAAATATCCGAAGCATGCTCGATGAACTTCACGCAGCAGGTATCCAAATGGGAATCGTAACAGGAAAAGGACGAAAAAGCGCTGACATCTCCCTTCGAGAATGGGGATTGGATTCGTATTTTTCCGTCGTGATCACAGGGGATGAGGTCACACATCCAAAGCCTCATCCAGAAGGTATTTTTACCGCTATGAACCAGCTAGGCGCAACGCCTGCGGAAACCATTTTCGTAGGCGATAGTGATGCTGACGTATTGGCTGGTCGAGCCGCTGGTTTGCGAACCGTCGGTGTGGATTGGCTTTTGGTTACACAAAAGTCTGGAAAATTCGATCCCGAGCCTGACTACCACTTTACGGATGTGCGAGCTTTTACCGATTGGATACTCGGACGCTAG
- the proS gene encoding proline--tRNA ligase, which produces MKEDKAFVKEITPQSEDFSRWYIDAIKKADLMDYTPVRGCIVFKPDGFELWERIQEAMNKRFKETGHRNAYFPMLIPESFFQKEKEHIEGFNPELPWVTEAGGEPLEEKLALRPTSETIIGHMYSQWIQSYRDLPVLINQWANVFRWEKRTMPFLRTSEFLWQEGHTAHATEEEARQETMQMLEIYREVVEQELAIPVWKGQKTPSERFAGAVDTYSIEAMMKDGKAVQAGTSHYLGDKFARGFEIKFLDRDNQFKYVHTTSWGTSTRLIGSMIMVHGDDRGLVLPPRMAPTQVIMIPVGPMKLREKVMEAFDPLFDEIKTAGVRVRADLREETPGWKFNEWEMRGVPLRLELGPRDVENGQVILARRDTGEKVTVSLEGIAQTVVQLLEEIQQNMFQKALAFRDENSHLGIDTLEQLSAHIAKNESENKTSGWVLAGWCGDDACESKIKEETKFTSRNIPFEPPIQKKACICCGKESQHSVWFGRAY; this is translated from the coding sequence ATGAAAGAGGACAAAGCGTTTGTAAAAGAAATTACACCGCAATCGGAGGATTTTTCGCGTTGGTACATCGATGCCATTAAAAAGGCGGATTTGATGGACTACACACCGGTACGCGGCTGCATCGTGTTCAAGCCGGATGGCTTCGAGCTATGGGAGCGAATTCAAGAGGCGATGAATAAGCGCTTCAAGGAGACAGGGCATCGCAATGCCTATTTCCCGATGCTGATCCCCGAGTCCTTCTTTCAAAAAGAAAAAGAGCATATCGAGGGCTTCAATCCAGAGCTGCCTTGGGTAACAGAGGCTGGGGGCGAGCCGCTAGAGGAAAAGCTGGCGCTACGTCCAACCTCTGAGACGATCATCGGTCATATGTACAGCCAGTGGATTCAGAGCTACCGCGACCTGCCTGTATTAATCAACCAATGGGCAAACGTTTTTCGTTGGGAAAAGCGGACAATGCCGTTCTTGCGTACATCGGAGTTTCTCTGGCAGGAAGGCCACACGGCACATGCGACAGAGGAGGAAGCTCGTCAGGAAACGATGCAAATGCTGGAGATTTACCGAGAGGTCGTCGAGCAGGAGCTGGCGATTCCGGTTTGGAAGGGACAAAAAACACCAAGTGAACGCTTTGCTGGTGCTGTCGACACGTATTCCATTGAAGCGATGATGAAGGATGGCAAAGCAGTGCAAGCGGGCACCTCGCACTATTTGGGCGATAAATTCGCGCGCGGCTTTGAAATCAAGTTTTTGGATCGTGACAATCAGTTCAAGTACGTTCACACCACATCATGGGGAACCTCTACGCGGCTGATTGGTTCGATGATCATGGTGCATGGCGATGACCGCGGTCTCGTGTTGCCGCCTCGCATGGCTCCGACACAGGTTATTATGATCCCAGTCGGTCCGATGAAGCTGCGCGAAAAGGTGATGGAGGCGTTTGATCCACTCTTTGACGAGATCAAGACCGCAGGCGTGCGTGTCCGTGCCGATCTTCGCGAAGAAACACCAGGCTGGAAGTTCAATGAGTGGGAAATGCGCGGAGTTCCTCTGCGTCTGGAGCTCGGCCCGCGTGACGTGGAAAATGGTCAAGTAATTCTGGCTCGTCGTGATACGGGGGAGAAGGTGACGGTTTCACTTGAAGGTATCGCGCAGACAGTTGTTCAACTGTTGGAAGAGATTCAGCAAAATATGTTCCAAAAAGCACTCGCCTTCCGTGATGAGAACTCACATTTGGGGATCGATACACTGGAGCAGCTATCCGCTCATATTGCAAAAAACGAGAGCGAAAACAAGACGAGCGGATGGGTGTTAGCTGGCTGGTGTGGGGATGATGCTTGTGAATCGAAGATCAAAGAGGAAACAAAGTTCACCTCTCGCAATATCCCGTTTGAGCCTCCTATACAAAAGAAAGCCTGCATTTGCTGCGGCAAAGAGTCACAGCATAGTGTCTGGTTCGGAAGGGCGTATTAA
- a CDS encoding ECF transporter S component, translating to MKETALHSSRTRATQKLVTIPMLAAVAFILQYLEVPVPLMPSFLKLDFSTLPALIGGLMYGPVAGVIIEVLKNTLHMLFKNTDGLLIGELANVVAGSSFIFAAVYMQRLGQGKKGFLTGLALGTLLMTIVMAVANAYVLLPAYAVLYQMPIEQLLTMFNATSIWSLVLYGIVPFNLFKGVMISVVAYPIYVKLGSRIAARINN from the coding sequence ATGAAAGAAACAGCGCTGCATTCTTCGCGCACACGTGCAACCCAAAAGCTGGTGACGATTCCCATGCTGGCGGCCGTTGCATTTATTCTGCAGTATCTCGAGGTTCCTGTTCCGCTGATGCCAAGCTTTTTGAAGCTCGATTTCAGCACACTCCCGGCATTGATCGGGGGACTCATGTACGGACCTGTAGCCGGCGTTATTATCGAGGTACTGAAAAATACACTGCACATGCTATTCAAAAATACAGACGGTCTGTTGATCGGTGAGCTCGCAAACGTTGTAGCGGGATCAAGCTTTATTTTTGCGGCTGTCTACATGCAGCGTCTCGGCCAAGGCAAAAAAGGCTTCCTGACGGGTCTTGCTCTGGGAACGCTGTTGATGACGATTGTCATGGCTGTCGCAAATGCGTATGTGCTGTTGCCTGCGTACGCTGTGCTTTATCAAATGCCGATTGAACAGCTTTTGACCATGTTCAATGCGACAAGTATCTGGTCATTGGTTCTGTACGGAATCGTACCATTCAATCTCTTCAAAGGTGTTATGATTTCAGTGGTTGCCTATCCGATCTACGTGAAGCTCGGCTCCAGAATCGCTGCCCGTATCAACAATTGA
- a CDS encoding ABC transporter permease, producing the protein MQNMRHIFSIFADYLSQYFKTRLAYRTDFIGDFVSNLVSELINLIFIIVVFTHVPLMGDWTRDEIIFIYGFFLVPYALFSMFFGFWDFNERYIIRGEMDRILTRPIHNLAQVCLESIAPDRIFGVITGIIIMGYAAIQLDLSFYWYDVFIFIGLSISGALIYGGVYTAIAAVSFFSDSRTGIAPMIYNIQQYGRYPVDVYNKAIRFVLTYVLPFAFVGVYPAAYFLRKEVWYTYAAMTPVVAVIFFGIGLLVWNWGVTKYRGAGS; encoded by the coding sequence ATGCAAAACATGAGACATATTTTCAGTATTTTTGCCGACTACCTGAGCCAGTACTTCAAGACGAGACTAGCCTATCGCACAGATTTTATCGGGGATTTTGTGTCCAATCTGGTTTCTGAGTTGATCAATCTCATCTTTATTATTGTCGTGTTCACGCATGTTCCGCTTATGGGGGATTGGACGCGTGATGAGATTATCTTTATCTATGGTTTCTTCTTGGTTCCATACGCGTTGTTCTCGATGTTCTTCGGGTTTTGGGACTTCAACGAACGGTATATCATCCGGGGCGAGATGGATCGCATCCTGACGAGACCGATTCACAATCTGGCGCAGGTGTGCCTCGAGTCGATTGCGCCAGACCGTATTTTTGGAGTCATAACCGGGATTATCATCATGGGGTATGCTGCCATTCAACTCGATTTGTCGTTTTACTGGTACGACGTGTTCATCTTTATCGGGCTCTCGATCAGCGGGGCATTGATTTACGGTGGCGTGTATACCGCGATTGCTGCGGTTAGCTTCTTTTCCGACTCACGTACAGGGATTGCCCCGATGATTTACAACATCCAGCAATATGGGCGCTATCCGGTAGACGTTTACAACAAGGCTATTCGCTTTGTGCTCACCTACGTGCTGCCGTTTGCCTTCGTGGGTGTTTATCCGGCGGCATACTTTTTGCGCAAGGAAGTCTGGTACACATATGCGGCAATGACACCGGTAGTGGCTGTCATTTTCTTCGGTATCGGGCTTCTCGTTTGGAACTGGGGTGTCACGAAGTATCGAGGAGCGGGTTCTTGA
- a CDS encoding ABC transporter permease, whose protein sequence is MRKLYMELIRMRFLTMLAYRVNYYSGIIIYAINIGAYYFLWGAIYGGQQQLGGLTVEQMTSYVAIAWMSRAFYFNNIDTEIAQDVREGKVAIEMIRPYNYLSVKTAQAFGEGIFRFLFFAGPGIFLISLIIPFSFPATATGWGLYLISLMCAFLINTQINLVTGLLTFFLFRNDGMMRAKRVVVDLLSGLVLPISFFPGWAQTVMGYLPFQAVNYYPSLIFTGAITTERSWELIGFQVIWMFVILVPILVMWRLARNKLVVQGG, encoded by the coding sequence ATGCGTAAGCTTTATATGGAACTCATCCGCATGAGGTTTTTGACGATGCTTGCCTATCGTGTGAACTATTACAGCGGAATCATTATCTACGCGATCAATATCGGTGCGTACTACTTTTTGTGGGGAGCGATCTACGGAGGGCAGCAGCAGCTGGGCGGGCTTACGGTGGAACAGATGACTTCCTACGTTGCGATTGCATGGATGTCGCGGGCGTTTTATTTTAACAACATCGATACAGAAATAGCCCAGGACGTCCGAGAAGGCAAGGTCGCGATCGAAATGATACGCCCTTATAATTACTTGTCCGTGAAAACGGCGCAGGCGTTTGGGGAAGGGATCTTTCGCTTTCTCTTTTTTGCGGGTCCAGGGATCTTCCTTATCAGCTTGATCATTCCGTTCAGCTTTCCGGCGACAGCGACTGGATGGGGGCTGTATTTGATCAGCTTAATGTGTGCGTTTTTGATCAATACACAAATCAATCTGGTGACAGGCTTGCTCACTTTCTTCCTGTTCCGAAACGATGGCATGATGCGAGCCAAGCGGGTCGTGGTGGATCTGTTGTCTGGTCTCGTGCTGCCGATCAGCTTTTTCCCGGGCTGGGCGCAAACGGTAATGGGTTACCTTCCATTTCAGGCGGTCAACTACTATCCGAGCCTGATCTTCACAGGTGCGATTACAACGGAACGTTCCTGGGAATTGATCGGTTTTCAGGTCATCTGGATGTTTGTCATACTGGTTCCCATCTTGGTGATGTGGCGTCTTGCCCGCAACAAGCTGGTTGTGCAAGGAGGGTAG